The proteins below come from a single Arthrobacter sp. B1I2 genomic window:
- a CDS encoding amidase, giving the protein MKLAETHAPAPLGHNFDVVEASIAQLRHALGSGQVTSEELVRLYLERIEKYDSSGICLNALVVINPEAIAEAQASDRRRAAGFTLGPLDGIPYTAKDSYQVRGLTVAAGSPAFKYLVAQGDAFTIERLRAGGAVLIGLTNMPPMANGGMQRGVYGRAESPYNAEYLTAAFASGSSNGSGTATAASFAAFGLAEETWSSGRAPASNNALCAYTPSRGVISVRGNWPLVPTMDVVVPHTRTMADLLEVLDVVVADDAEARGDFWRVQPWIPVPKASAVRPPSYRDLAVPNAAAAAGVLAGQRLGIPRMYINADPEAGTVDAPGIGGPTGQRIETRTSILELWDAARRDLEAAGAEVVEVDFPVVSNYEGDRPGAPTIATRGLVSPEYLRREIVDLSAWAWNDFLDANGDPQLNRLADVDGSAIFPAPEGALPDRYDGFDDDISDYPGWIREHGVPVLADIPHLPEGLAGLEETRRADLEEWMDRLGLDAVVFPAAADVAPADADTNERSADIAWRNGVWVANGNLVPRHLGIPTVTVPMGLAADINMPVGLTLAGRAYSDTSLLRLAAAFEATGNRRIPPPRTTRPGDSENSRLVNADA; this is encoded by the coding sequence GTGAAGCTCGCCGAAACGCACGCCCCGGCGCCACTCGGGCATAACTTCGACGTCGTGGAGGCCAGCATTGCACAGCTCCGCCACGCCCTGGGGTCGGGCCAGGTGACCAGCGAGGAGCTGGTCCGGCTGTACCTCGAGCGCATCGAGAAGTATGACTCTTCTGGCATATGCCTGAACGCGCTCGTCGTCATAAACCCGGAAGCCATTGCCGAGGCACAGGCGTCGGACCGGCGCCGCGCTGCCGGCTTCACGCTCGGCCCCCTGGACGGCATCCCCTACACGGCCAAGGACAGCTACCAGGTGCGGGGGCTCACCGTGGCTGCCGGTTCACCGGCCTTCAAATACCTCGTGGCACAGGGGGACGCCTTTACCATCGAGCGGCTGCGCGCCGGCGGGGCGGTTCTGATCGGGCTCACCAACATGCCGCCCATGGCCAACGGAGGTATGCAGCGCGGGGTATATGGCAGGGCCGAGAGTCCCTATAACGCCGAGTACCTCACCGCGGCCTTCGCTTCCGGTTCGTCCAACGGCTCCGGTACGGCTACGGCCGCCAGCTTCGCGGCTTTCGGACTCGCCGAGGAAACCTGGTCCTCGGGGCGGGCGCCGGCGTCGAACAATGCCCTCTGCGCCTACACACCCTCGCGCGGCGTCATTTCCGTGCGGGGCAACTGGCCCCTGGTTCCCACCATGGACGTTGTGGTCCCGCACACCCGCACCATGGCGGACCTGCTGGAAGTCCTGGACGTGGTGGTGGCGGACGACGCCGAGGCACGCGGGGATTTCTGGCGCGTCCAACCCTGGATTCCGGTGCCCAAGGCATCCGCTGTCCGTCCGCCGTCGTACCGTGACCTGGCTGTCCCGAACGCTGCCGCTGCCGCAGGCGTGCTCGCGGGCCAACGGCTGGGCATCCCCCGCATGTACATCAACGCGGATCCGGAGGCAGGTACGGTGGACGCACCGGGCATCGGTGGCCCCACAGGGCAACGGATCGAGACCCGCACGTCCATCCTGGAACTGTGGGACGCGGCCCGCCGTGACCTGGAAGCCGCAGGTGCCGAGGTGGTGGAGGTGGACTTCCCCGTGGTGTCCAACTACGAAGGCGACCGGCCGGGCGCTCCCACCATCGCCACCCGAGGGCTCGTGTCCCCGGAGTACCTGCGGCGGGAGATTGTGGACCTGTCGGCCTGGGCATGGAATGACTTCCTCGATGCAAACGGTGACCCGCAGCTGAACCGCCTTGCCGACGTCGACGGCTCCGCCATCTTCCCCGCCCCCGAGGGAGCGCTGCCCGACCGCTACGACGGGTTCGATGACGACATCAGCGACTATCCCGGCTGGATCCGTGAACACGGCGTTCCCGTCCTGGCTGATATTCCGCACCTGCCTGAAGGCCTGGCGGGACTCGAGGAAACCCGCCGGGCGGACCTGGAGGAATGGATGGACCGGCTGGGCCTGGACGCCGTGGTGTTCCCCGCAGCCGCTGACGTGGCACCGGCAGATGCAGACACCAATGAACGCTCGGCGGACATCGCCTGGCGCAATGGCGTCTGGGTGGCCAATGGCAACCTGGTGCCCCGGCACCTCGGAATCCCCACCGTCACAGTTCCCATGGGCCTCGCAGCGGACATCAACATGCCGGTGGGCCTGACCCTCGCCGGCAGGGCCTACAGCGACACCAGCCTGCTCCGGCTGGCCGCGGCCTTTGAAGCCACGGGGAACCGACGCATTCCGCCGCCCCGGACTACGCGCCCAGGAGATTCGGAAAACTCCCGCCTGGTCAACGCCGACGCCTAA
- a CDS encoding pentapeptide repeat-containing protein encodes MKPTAPSSSATFPGQASLRPDCSQCFALCCTAFGFTRSADFAIDKPPATPCPNLAGDFSCTIHNRLRPRGFTGCTVFDCFGAGQAVSQRLFDGVSWREDPESAPDMFAAFKVLRQLHEMLWLLAEAGAKAYSPDTADGVRHLHAKVREIAEGDLKAVLAADVELLHGKVGAALQEVSEEIRAGFFGNGPHLARLAPGADLAGANLRGQQLCGADLRGACLIGADLRGADLTATDLLGADLRDARFDGADLTGALFLTQAQVTAAHGSSSTRLPAGLDRPGHWTPASLAAFARSMEAP; translated from the coding sequence ATGAAACCCACCGCCCCTTCCTCCTCTGCCACCTTCCCCGGCCAGGCTTCCCTCCGTCCTGACTGCTCACAGTGCTTTGCCCTGTGCTGCACGGCCTTCGGATTCACCCGCTCGGCCGACTTCGCCATCGACAAGCCTCCGGCGACGCCATGCCCCAACCTGGCCGGAGACTTTTCCTGCACCATCCACAATCGGCTCCGGCCCCGCGGTTTTACCGGCTGCACCGTTTTTGACTGCTTTGGTGCGGGCCAGGCCGTCAGCCAGCGCCTGTTCGACGGCGTCAGCTGGCGGGAAGACCCGGAATCGGCGCCGGACATGTTCGCCGCCTTCAAAGTCCTGCGCCAGCTGCACGAAATGCTGTGGCTCCTTGCCGAGGCCGGGGCCAAGGCCTACAGCCCGGATACGGCCGACGGTGTGCGCCACCTGCACGCCAAGGTCCGGGAGATAGCTGAGGGCGACCTTAAAGCGGTCCTCGCCGCCGACGTCGAGCTCCTCCATGGGAAAGTCGGCGCGGCACTGCAGGAGGTCAGCGAGGAGATCCGCGCGGGCTTCTTCGGTAACGGCCCACACCTGGCCCGCCTGGCACCCGGTGCTGACCTCGCCGGCGCAAACCTGCGCGGCCAGCAGCTGTGCGGGGCGGATCTTCGCGGCGCATGCCTCATCGGCGCCGACCTGCGGGGCGCGGACCTGACGGCAACGGACCTCCTGGGCGCAGACCTGCGGGATGCAAGGTTCGACGGCGCCGACCTCACCGGTGCGCTCTTCCTCACCCAGGCCCAAGTCACCGCAGCCCACGGCAGCAGCTCCACACGGCTCCCCGCCGGGCTTGATCGACCCGGGCACTGGACGCCGGCCAGCCTTGCTGCCTTCGCCCGGAGCATGGAAGCGCCTTGA
- a CDS encoding D-arabinono-1,4-lactone oxidase, whose translation MKNWAGNLEYSSADVRRPESVAELADIVAGSPRIKALGSRHSFNRVGDTDGVHVLLDALPQRVELDAARGTVRVSGGVSYGALCRTLEESGVAIHNLASLPHISVAGAVQTGTHGSGVDNPSLAGAVESIDVVRASGEQVTLTRADGDEFFASVVGIGALGIVTGLELAVRPSFRMRQRVLEDLPWDNALAEFSAIVSSAYSVSLFTDYAGESINQVWLKALDEEQPLPNLFGATAALRPRHPLPDMSAENCTAQMDEPGLWLDRLPHFRHEFTPSNGDELQSEFILPLEHAPAALQAVRGLAEHLAPLLFVSEIRTGAADEFWLSPFYRQQSVALHFTWKPLQPEVEAVLPVLEDALRPFGARPHWGKLFTPDGHDWEKLYPRFADFRSFAAAHDPEGKFRNGLLDSILGVPARR comes from the coding sequence ATGAAGAACTGGGCAGGAAACCTCGAATACTCCTCCGCGGACGTCCGGCGCCCGGAATCCGTAGCGGAACTGGCGGACATTGTGGCCGGCTCGCCGCGGATCAAGGCCCTGGGCTCCCGGCACTCCTTCAACCGCGTGGGGGACACGGACGGCGTACACGTTCTCCTCGACGCCCTGCCGCAGCGGGTGGAGCTGGATGCCGCACGGGGAACCGTACGGGTGAGCGGCGGCGTGAGCTACGGGGCCTTGTGCCGGACCCTCGAGGAGTCCGGTGTTGCCATCCACAATCTGGCCTCGCTGCCCCACATCTCGGTGGCCGGTGCGGTGCAGACCGGGACGCACGGCTCCGGCGTGGACAACCCTTCCCTTGCCGGTGCCGTGGAATCCATCGACGTGGTCCGGGCCTCCGGAGAACAGGTCACGCTTACCCGCGCGGACGGGGACGAGTTTTTTGCCAGCGTGGTGGGCATCGGGGCCCTGGGCATTGTCACCGGCCTGGAACTCGCCGTGCGTCCCAGCTTCAGGATGCGCCAGCGCGTCCTCGAGGATCTCCCCTGGGACAACGCCCTGGCGGAGTTCAGCGCCATCGTGTCCAGCGCCTACAGCGTGAGCCTGTTTACGGACTACGCCGGCGAGAGCATCAACCAGGTCTGGCTCAAAGCACTCGATGAGGAGCAACCACTCCCCAACCTGTTTGGCGCCACGGCAGCCCTCCGGCCACGGCACCCGCTGCCGGACATGTCCGCCGAGAACTGCACAGCGCAGATGGACGAACCCGGGCTGTGGCTGGACCGGCTGCCGCACTTCCGGCACGAGTTCACTCCCAGCAATGGGGATGAGCTCCAGAGCGAATTCATTCTTCCCCTGGAGCACGCCCCCGCCGCCCTCCAGGCCGTCCGGGGGCTGGCCGAACACCTCGCACCCCTGCTGTTCGTCTCGGAGATCCGCACAGGCGCTGCCGACGAATTCTGGCTCAGCCCGTTCTACCGGCAGCAGAGTGTGGCGCTGCACTTCACCTGGAAACCGCTGCAGCCCGAGGTGGAAGCCGTCCTTCCGGTCCTGGAGGACGCCCTGCGGCCCTTCGGGGCCCGGCCGCATTGGGGCAAGCTGTTCACCCCTGACGGACATGACTGGGAGAAGCTGTACCCGCGCTTCGCCGACTTCCGTTCCTTTGCTGCCGCTCACGATCCCGAAGGGAAGTTCCGGAACGGACTCCTGGACAGCATCCTGGGCGTCCCGGCCCGCCGGTAG
- a CDS encoding baeRF2 domain-containing protein, producing the protein MTTSLQKYADLYRLPGPWCTAYVDAGTGTVDTLEAGDVRPGNMRAQLEAQGATSADADAMEQALKPATGVPSPVSRFVLVHGGKAEVNEVLPGELVLPERLAVEPVPDLLPLLKHRPEEFTYVVAEVSREHGEIRLYRAGAGGPTSVQEVEGESEHIKKFQGGGWSHLRFQHHTEDVWRRNADEVAGEIDRLVGTSGARLVVLAGDIHARGLVQEQLSKATQALVSIVDSHTHTAGADSTKLEDQVNQRVAEVWAEEQQAVMDRLAVQEGQANPEAAHGVGAVVHALQQAQVEVLILDDAALSGRTMLALDAEPWIATAKEEALAAGILGDVPAPAALLRAAALTDARVLLVPGPVLPEGVAVAALLRWSSGPDVPSS; encoded by the coding sequence GTGACCACCAGCCTGCAAAAATACGCCGACCTCTACCGCCTCCCCGGACCTTGGTGCACGGCCTACGTGGACGCCGGCACCGGAACGGTGGACACCCTGGAAGCCGGGGACGTTCGGCCAGGAAACATGCGGGCCCAACTCGAAGCACAGGGGGCAACGTCCGCTGATGCGGATGCCATGGAACAGGCCCTGAAACCGGCAACGGGGGTGCCCTCCCCCGTGTCCAGGTTCGTCCTGGTCCATGGCGGAAAGGCCGAAGTCAACGAGGTACTTCCGGGCGAACTCGTCCTGCCCGAGAGGCTGGCGGTTGAGCCCGTCCCGGACCTGCTGCCACTGCTGAAACACCGGCCCGAAGAGTTCACGTACGTTGTGGCTGAGGTCAGCCGGGAGCACGGCGAAATCCGGTTGTACCGTGCCGGAGCCGGTGGTCCCACGAGCGTGCAGGAGGTGGAGGGCGAGTCCGAGCACATTAAGAAGTTTCAGGGCGGGGGCTGGTCGCACCTGCGGTTCCAGCACCACACCGAGGACGTTTGGCGCCGGAATGCAGACGAAGTGGCAGGCGAAATCGACAGGCTGGTCGGTACCAGCGGTGCCCGGCTGGTTGTCCTCGCCGGCGATATCCATGCCCGCGGACTGGTCCAGGAGCAGCTTTCCAAGGCCACCCAGGCACTGGTGTCAATCGTCGACTCCCATACGCATACGGCCGGGGCGGACAGCACCAAACTGGAGGACCAGGTCAACCAGCGGGTGGCCGAGGTGTGGGCCGAGGAGCAGCAGGCTGTCATGGACAGGCTGGCGGTCCAGGAAGGCCAGGCAAATCCGGAAGCTGCCCACGGCGTCGGAGCCGTGGTCCATGCACTCCAACAGGCGCAGGTGGAGGTCCTGATCCTCGATGACGCGGCCTTGTCCGGGCGGACCATGCTGGCCCTGGACGCCGAGCCCTGGATCGCCACAGCGAAGGAGGAAGCCCTGGCGGCAGGAATTTTGGGGGACGTTCCGGCCCCTGCCGCGCTGCTGAGGGCGGCGGCCCTGACTGACGCCCGCGTCCTCCTGGTTCCGGGCCCGGTCCTGCCTGAGGGCGTAGCTGTTGCGGCACTGCTCCGCTGGTCCTCGGGACCCGACGTGCCGTCGTCGTAA
- a CDS encoding MarR family winged helix-turn-helix transcriptional regulator, protein MTSNLDPDARSSYRLITLAARLIQRRQDDALAPLGLTRAAVIALEGLTGGPLNQEQLADAIRVQSQTLGRVLTRLENTGLITRTRHASDRRQLKVELTDAGAAAVEAARQAEISAYPDDPDIAWKALREELTKFVRAVPLSRDTGVVPFAPPEHRAGHGHRSQAGRAGGLRGWEQPRQN, encoded by the coding sequence ATGACCAGCAATCTCGATCCGGACGCCCGGAGCAGCTACCGCCTTATCACTTTGGCGGCACGGCTCATCCAGCGGCGGCAGGACGATGCACTGGCCCCCCTTGGCCTCACCCGTGCGGCAGTCATTGCACTGGAAGGCCTTACGGGGGGCCCACTGAACCAGGAACAGCTCGCCGACGCCATCAGGGTCCAAAGCCAGACATTGGGCCGGGTCCTTACCCGGCTTGAAAACACGGGACTGATTACCAGGACCCGCCACGCCTCGGACCGCCGGCAGCTGAAGGTGGAGCTCACGGATGCCGGTGCGGCTGCCGTCGAAGCCGCACGGCAGGCCGAGATCAGCGCCTATCCGGACGATCCGGACATCGCTTGGAAGGCGCTCCGGGAGGAGCTTACGAAGTTTGTCCGCGCCGTACCGCTCAGCCGTGACACCGGCGTTGTCCCGTTTGCCCCGCCCGAACACCGGGCCGGCCACGGGCACCGGTCGCAGGCCGGGCGGGCAGGCGGCCTGCGCGGGTGGGAGCAGCCGCGCCAGAACTGA
- a CDS encoding phage holin family protein, producing MSSQIPEMPPSEAHVKADNASLGELLGDVTRDLSTLMRQEVELAKAELKQTTSRAGKGAGMLAGAGVGGHFVLLFLSLALMWALGAIMPLGWSALIVAVIWGIIAAVLASMGRKELKQIKGMPQTGETLSEIPPTLKPGEVNR from the coding sequence ATGAGTAGCCAGATTCCCGAGATGCCGCCCAGTGAGGCGCATGTGAAAGCGGACAACGCGTCCCTGGGTGAGTTGCTCGGTGACGTGACCCGGGACCTGTCCACCCTGATGCGCCAGGAAGTGGAACTGGCCAAGGCCGAACTGAAACAAACCACTTCCCGCGCAGGCAAAGGCGCCGGCATGCTCGCCGGCGCCGGCGTCGGCGGACACTTCGTCCTGCTCTTCCTGTCCCTGGCCCTAATGTGGGCCCTGGGCGCCATCATGCCCCTGGGCTGGTCCGCGCTGATCGTCGCCGTGATCTGGGGCATCATCGCCGCGGTCCTGGCCTCCATGGGCCGCAAGGAACTCAAGCAGATCAAGGGCATGCCCCAAACAGGCGAAACCCTCTCAGAAATTCCCCCAACCCTAAAACCAGGTGAGGTAAACCGATGA
- a CDS encoding DUF3618 domain-containing protein: MSENPDVIRADIEATRARLGTNVDAVADKVTPSNIVHRQTDKVKGAVSGVKEKIMGAADTATTKVHDTTSTGAGNTTNAMHSAGDSLHQAGDTVSARLSDAGQAVSAAPDQVKAKTQGNPLAAGLIAFGAGLLVSSLIPPSQKEREAADQLKTAAQPLATQVTDAAKTMAQDLKEPAQEAMENVKATATDAAQNVKTEGQQAATDVKDRATDAKDNVQNT; the protein is encoded by the coding sequence ATGAGCGAAAACCCTGACGTCATCCGCGCAGACATAGAAGCCACCCGGGCACGCCTGGGCACCAACGTGGACGCCGTGGCCGACAAGGTCACCCCGTCCAACATCGTCCACCGCCAAACCGACAAAGTGAAGGGCGCCGTGAGCGGGGTGAAGGAGAAAATCATGGGAGCAGCAGACACCGCCACCACCAAGGTCCACGACACCACCAGCACCGGTGCCGGGAACACCACCAACGCCATGCACTCCGCCGGGGACAGCCTGCACCAGGCCGGGGACACCGTCTCGGCCAGACTCTCCGACGCCGGCCAGGCCGTCTCCGCCGCCCCGGACCAGGTCAAAGCCAAAACCCAGGGCAACCCTCTGGCCGCCGGGCTGATCGCGTTCGGCGCCGGACTGCTGGTCTCCTCACTGATCCCGCCGAGCCAGAAGGAACGCGAAGCCGCGGACCAGCTCAAAACCGCAGCCCAGCCCCTGGCCACCCAGGTCACCGACGCCGCGAAAACCATGGCCCAGGACCTCAAGGAACCAGCCCAGGAAGCCATGGAAAACGTCAAGGCCACCGCCACCGACGCCGCCCAAAACGTCAAGACCGAAGGCCAGCAAGCCGCCACCGACGTCAAAGACCGCGCCACAGACGCCAAAGACAACGTCCAAAACACCTAG
- a CDS encoding LysR family substrate-binding domain-containing protein yields MAGFMDWEFAEVMLQGYPGGGYCEDVPADNTPTPDAQADPDEAAPRVLRIAYVAGATPGKWIRRWEERMPHIPLQAFMVDDGGQLEALREGKADIGFVRLPVEREGLSVIPLYEEQPVVVAPKGHEISVFEEVALADLAQESFLDVAALGGPETALQVVAAGTGLVILPMSVARHFNVKDTVARRLAGADGTEIALAWPTDATDEVLEEFIGIVRGRTAQSSRQPSAQPEKVKKEPKPDRRGTGARKAPKVAQRYAPNPDKGRGRGSRKKGKR; encoded by the coding sequence GTGGCCGGCTTCATGGACTGGGAGTTTGCAGAGGTCATGCTTCAAGGGTATCCGGGCGGCGGGTACTGTGAAGACGTGCCTGCCGACAATACCCCCACACCTGATGCCCAAGCCGATCCGGATGAGGCGGCGCCCCGGGTGCTGCGCATCGCCTACGTGGCCGGGGCAACGCCGGGCAAGTGGATCCGCCGCTGGGAAGAGCGCATGCCGCATATTCCCCTTCAGGCATTTATGGTCGACGACGGCGGCCAGCTCGAGGCGCTGCGGGAGGGCAAGGCGGACATAGGCTTCGTCCGCCTTCCCGTAGAGCGCGAGGGGCTCAGCGTCATTCCCCTCTACGAGGAACAGCCGGTGGTGGTGGCGCCGAAGGGCCACGAGATTTCGGTTTTCGAGGAGGTAGCCCTCGCTGACCTGGCGCAGGAATCGTTCCTCGATGTTGCCGCCCTGGGCGGCCCGGAAACCGCGCTCCAGGTGGTTGCTGCCGGCACCGGTCTGGTGATCCTCCCCATGTCGGTGGCCCGCCACTTCAACGTCAAAGACACGGTGGCGCGCAGGCTCGCCGGCGCGGATGGAACCGAAATTGCATTGGCCTGGCCCACGGACGCCACGGATGAGGTGCTGGAGGAATTCATCGGCATCGTGCGCGGCCGCACTGCCCAAAGCTCACGCCAGCCTTCGGCCCAGCCGGAGAAGGTGAAGAAGGAACCCAAGCCGGACCGCCGGGGCACGGGAGCCAGGAAGGCGCCCAAGGTGGCCCAGCGTTACGCGCCGAACCCGGACAAGGGCCGCGGCCGGGGTTCACGCAAGAAGGGTAAACGCTAG
- a CDS encoding DUF5997 family protein, whose amino-acid sequence MTSANSQSMKPATVAKKLGIYLPATPQEFQDSTITREAFAELQANPPEWLAELRRNGPHPRPVVAQKLNVSVSGLARGGVEEALTTAEITALLQAPPQWLVTERATHAAVRAEAQRVKEEAAKKQAKKDRAQAK is encoded by the coding sequence ATGACCTCTGCAAACTCCCAGTCCATGAAGCCGGCCACCGTTGCCAAGAAACTTGGCATCTACCTGCCTGCTACGCCGCAGGAGTTCCAGGATTCAACCATCACCCGCGAGGCTTTCGCTGAGCTCCAGGCCAACCCGCCGGAATGGCTCGCCGAGCTGCGCCGCAACGGCCCGCACCCCCGGCCCGTGGTTGCCCAGAAGCTGAACGTCTCTGTCAGCGGCCTGGCCCGCGGCGGCGTGGAGGAAGCCCTCACGACGGCGGAAATCACCGCGCTGCTGCAGGCTCCGCCGCAGTGGCTGGTCACCGAACGCGCCACGCACGCCGCGGTGCGCGCGGAAGCCCAGCGGGTCAAGGAAGAGGCCGCGAAGAAGCAAGCCAAGAAGGACCGCGCCCAGGCGAAGTAG